Proteins encoded together in one Streptomyces umbrinus window:
- a CDS encoding aldo/keto reductase, whose product MQRRILGGTGISVSEYALGAMMFGEIGNPDHDDSVRIIHAALEAGINFVDTADIYSTGESEEIVGKALKGRREEVVLATKFRLPMGDEPNLAGGSRRYIARAVEDSLRRLDTDYIDLYQMHRPDPLTDIDETLSALSDLVRSGKVRVVGSSSFPADQIVEAQWTAERRGHVRFRTEQPPYSILARGAEGSILPAAQRYGMGTLTWGPLSAGWLSGRDLAASGRAKLEGFKFDPALPGNAAKLAAVADLKKVAADAGLPLPHMALAFVRAHPGVTSAIIGPRTMDQLTDLLAGADVTLDDATLDRIDEIVPPGTDLNRADNYFVEQPALTDPSLRRRR is encoded by the coding sequence ATGCAGCGCAGGATTCTGGGCGGCACCGGCATCTCGGTCAGCGAGTACGCGCTCGGCGCGATGATGTTCGGGGAGATCGGCAACCCCGACCACGACGATTCCGTACGGATCATCCACGCGGCCCTGGAAGCGGGCATCAACTTCGTGGACACCGCCGACATCTACAGCACCGGCGAGTCCGAGGAGATCGTCGGCAAGGCCCTCAAGGGGCGCCGCGAGGAGGTCGTCCTCGCGACCAAGTTCCGGCTGCCCATGGGCGACGAGCCCAACCTGGCGGGAGGCTCGCGCCGCTACATCGCGCGCGCGGTCGAGGACAGCCTGCGGCGCCTGGACACCGACTACATCGACCTCTACCAGATGCACCGCCCCGACCCGCTCACGGACATCGACGAGACCCTGTCCGCCCTGTCCGACCTCGTACGGTCCGGAAAGGTGCGGGTCGTGGGCTCCTCCTCCTTCCCGGCCGACCAGATCGTGGAGGCCCAGTGGACGGCCGAGCGGCGCGGCCACGTCCGGTTCCGTACTGAGCAGCCGCCCTACTCGATCCTGGCCCGCGGGGCGGAGGGCAGCATCCTTCCGGCGGCCCAGCGCTACGGCATGGGCACGCTGACCTGGGGGCCGCTCAGCGCCGGCTGGCTCTCCGGCCGTGACCTCGCGGCCAGCGGGCGCGCCAAGCTGGAGGGCTTCAAGTTCGACCCGGCCCTGCCCGGCAACGCGGCCAAGCTCGCCGCGGTCGCCGACCTCAAGAAGGTCGCCGCCGACGCCGGTCTCCCGCTCCCGCACATGGCCCTGGCCTTCGTACGCGCCCACCCGGGCGTCACCTCGGCCATCATCGGCCCCCGCACGATGGACCAGCTCACCGACCTGCTGGCGGGCGCGGACGTCACCCTCGACGACGCGACCCTGGACCGTATCGACGAGATCGTTCCGCCCGGCACGGACCTGAACCGGGCCGACAACTACTTCGTCGAGCAGCCGGCGTTGACGGACCCGTCGCTGCGGCGCCGCAGGTAG
- a CDS encoding serine hydrolase domain-containing protein, producing the protein MANLGEYKRRWRTVAAAGAVAAVLVVGTVPAVAADPGHGVVRGDRGLDKEALRAALAGLPDENVTGGLIRMSGTDGRWSGTAGPSVPSADAHFRIGSVTKIFTSTVLLQLAAEGRLTLDDTVQELMPGLLPAGYFPVTVGQLLSHTSGLQIMTCATEDMSPREAVDASLACGEPTEPGRATRYNGINYFIAGLIIEQVTGHAYGSEVRTRILTPLRLRDTYVPALDDWSIPAPYTRGLVAVPGSGELKDVSVQNPYGWAEGGMISNAPDLARFFTALYRGRLLPPAQQKDLFRMPAAASGDTQFSYGGLQRTEFPDGTVVWGKSGHVPGYTSGAFASRDLRRVLVYALNPTDRSPELPYVLRIAGAAFDVPIPATAG; encoded by the coding sequence ATGGCGAACTTAGGTGAGTACAAGAGGCGTTGGAGGACGGTGGCGGCTGCCGGGGCTGTGGCGGCCGTGCTGGTGGTGGGGACCGTGCCGGCTGTGGCCGCGGATCCCGGGCACGGGGTGGTCCGTGGTGACCGGGGGCTCGACAAGGAGGCGCTGCGGGCAGCCCTCGCCGGGCTGCCCGATGAGAACGTGACGGGTGGGCTGATCCGGATGTCCGGAACGGACGGCCGCTGGTCGGGCACGGCCGGCCCGTCCGTGCCGTCCGCCGACGCGCACTTCAGGATCGGCAGTGTCACGAAGATCTTCACGTCGACCGTGCTGCTCCAACTGGCCGCCGAGGGACGGCTGACCCTGGACGACACGGTGCAGGAGTTGATGCCGGGCCTTCTGCCGGCCGGCTACTTCCCCGTCACCGTGGGCCAGTTGCTCAGCCACACCAGCGGCCTGCAGATCATGACCTGCGCCACGGAGGACATGTCACCGCGCGAGGCCGTCGACGCCTCCCTGGCCTGCGGCGAGCCGACGGAACCGGGCAGGGCCACCCGGTACAACGGCATCAACTACTTCATCGCGGGCCTGATCATCGAGCAGGTGACGGGCCATGCTTACGGCTCCGAGGTTCGCACCCGCATCCTCACCCCCCTCCGCCTGCGCGACACCTACGTCCCCGCCCTGGACGACTGGTCAATCCCGGCGCCCTACACACGCGGCCTGGTGGCAGTGCCGGGCTCCGGCGAGCTCAAGGACGTGAGCGTCCAGAACCCGTACGGGTGGGCGGAGGGCGGCATGATCTCCAACGCCCCCGACCTGGCACGCTTCTTCACGGCCCTGTACCGCGGCCGTCTCCTCCCGCCGGCCCAGCAGAAGGACCTGTTCCGGATGCCCGCCGCGGCGTCCGGCGACACGCAGTTCAGCTACGGCGGGCTCCAGCGCACCGAGTTCCCCGACGGCACCGTCGTCTGGGGCAAGAGCGGGCACGTCCCCGGCTACACGAGCGGCGCCTTCGCCTCCCGTGACCTCCGCCGTGTCCTGGTCTACGCCCTCAACCCGACGGACCGGTCCCCGGAACTGCCGTACGTCCTGCGGATAGCGGGGGCGGCGTTCGACGTCCCCATACCGGCTACAGCTGGCTGA
- a CDS encoding helix-turn-helix transcriptional regulator, whose amino-acid sequence MVTRPEPDISAFLKARRAALDPAGLGLPAGVNRRRVPGLRREEAAQLAGISVDYYTRIEQGRTPNISDSVLDAVARALRLTDSEYAYLRDLTLPGRRTPTTGTGTGTTGSQQVRQGIRLLIDAMEDVPAYVCSVAMDVLAWNTLGGRITYDFAALEPRERNLARLYFLDEEQSRSLYPEWEAGGEYMAATLRADVGRHPDDPALSALIADLLEHSAQFRRCWDQQHVRGLCYGVKHITHPVAGELWLHYESLPLPSDPGQTLVTFTAEPGSPTEKALRLLATRATPQPVPSP is encoded by the coding sequence ATGGTCACGCGTCCCGAGCCCGACATCAGCGCGTTCCTCAAGGCCCGCCGGGCCGCTCTCGACCCGGCCGGGCTGGGACTCCCGGCGGGGGTCAACCGCAGACGGGTGCCTGGCCTGCGGCGCGAGGAGGCCGCCCAGCTGGCGGGGATCAGCGTGGACTACTACACGCGCATCGAGCAGGGCCGTACGCCCAACATCTCGGACTCGGTCCTGGACGCCGTCGCCCGCGCGCTGCGGCTGACCGACTCCGAGTACGCCTATCTGCGGGACCTCACCCTCCCGGGACGCCGGACGCCGACGACGGGGACGGGGACGGGGACGACGGGATCCCAGCAGGTACGGCAGGGCATCCGGCTGCTGATCGACGCCATGGAGGACGTACCCGCGTACGTGTGCAGCGTGGCCATGGACGTCCTGGCCTGGAACACGCTCGGCGGGCGGATCACCTACGACTTCGCCGCGCTGGAGCCGCGGGAGCGGAACCTGGCCCGGCTGTACTTCCTGGACGAGGAGCAGTCCAGGTCGCTGTATCCGGAGTGGGAGGCGGGCGGCGAGTACATGGCCGCGACGCTCCGCGCCGACGTGGGCCGGCACCCCGACGACCCCGCCCTGAGCGCGCTGATCGCCGACCTGCTGGAGCACAGCGCGCAGTTCCGCCGCTGCTGGGACCAGCAGCACGTACGGGGCCTGTGCTACGGCGTGAAGCACATCACCCACCCGGTGGCGGGTGAGCTGTGGCTGCACTACGAGTCGCTGCCGCTGCCCTCCGATCCCGGCCAGACCCTGGTCACGTTCACGGCGGAGCCCGGCTCTCCGACGGAGAAGGCGCTGCGGCTGCTCGCCACGCGCGCGACGCCGCAGCCGGTTCCCTCGCCCTGA
- a CDS encoding VOC family protein, producing MSDDESYELLGFDNVLLPVGNLDEALGFYGRAGFPVAFRLDEAGIALLKVGNETPGVLLRVDEELGQRGPSWPACRVWLEVRDARVTARALTAAGIQPLDEPFPVATGWTVEIADPWGNVIGFTDYGKRPELARTG from the coding sequence ATGTCAGATGACGAGTCGTACGAACTGCTCGGTTTCGACAACGTGCTGCTGCCCGTCGGGAACCTCGACGAGGCGCTGGGCTTCTACGGGCGGGCCGGATTCCCGGTGGCCTTCCGCCTGGACGAGGCCGGGATCGCCCTGCTGAAGGTCGGGAACGAGACTCCGGGCGTGCTGCTGCGCGTGGACGAGGAGCTCGGACAGCGGGGGCCGTCCTGGCCGGCGTGCCGCGTGTGGCTGGAGGTGCGGGACGCGCGGGTGACGGCACGGGCGCTGACCGCGGCCGGGATCCAGCCCCTCGACGAGCCCTTCCCGGTGGCCACCGGCTGGACCGTAGAGATCGCCGACCCCTGGGGCAACGTCATCGGCTTCACGGACTACGGCAAGCGTCCGGAGCTGGCACGCACCGGCTGA
- a CDS encoding DUF4132 domain-containing protein yields MRSHTQKIRNQIDAGNMGRLADEVLKAAVANHGFWGDEWSELFDTLRNLPVEERRRLAHALIERFRSLGTEPETRQKVLTLLGIVARDLPDDFFLPTERLAELETLGARHSYWHATRLDLLAEAELATGRRLAPSVVAVFRRTALVAYRSEHLVELVKKLTTPVLNVGEAWADHAMEQLTGSDDDPWQALLLHALTATASKPSAKWDKQAQALIDSIGADRVRETALSWLALVGRPRTIPLERQTYEPDINNAYDPYNANALRGLAWLLSLLPPHPDTARALGALVETSLKKVAGMGPRNPKVANAGVIALSRVDSEAALAELARLATRVTYKNTAKLLDVALEARATALGLSREEIEELAVPAYGLTEVGRALHRLGDVTALIEVHGTKSVLGWRNAAGKEVKSVPAAVKRDHADELKELKAAAKDIDKMLSAQAERLDRQFLARRTWAYDAWRERYIDHPLVGTLARRLLWTVDGRPVGFADGELRTLTDDPVTTGSEVELWHPVGREPAEIVAWRDWLERHEITQPFKQAHREVYLLTDAERATGTYSNRFAAHVLRQHQFNSLAAIRGWRNKLRLCVDDSAPPATRELPQWGLRAEYWIEGDGEEYGEDTTESGSYLRLRTDQVRFYPIDAPENSAHCYGGEYSMWLRDGQDPVEPLPLTGIPPLALSEVLRDVDLFVGVASVGNDPTWQDGGPGGRFQEYWSGYSFGELNQSAETRRALLDRLIPRLAIADRCTLEGRFLHVKGERHTYKIHLGSGNILMTPNDQYLCIVPKSATTPQTGYLPYEGDRTLAVILSKAMMLAKDTEITDPTILSQL; encoded by the coding sequence ATGCGATCGCACACGCAGAAGATCCGCAACCAGATCGACGCGGGGAACATGGGCAGACTCGCCGACGAGGTGCTGAAGGCCGCTGTCGCCAACCACGGCTTCTGGGGTGACGAATGGTCCGAGCTCTTCGACACCCTGCGCAACCTGCCCGTGGAGGAGCGTCGCCGGCTCGCCCACGCGCTCATCGAGCGCTTCCGCTCGCTCGGCACGGAGCCGGAGACCCGGCAGAAGGTGCTGACGCTGCTCGGCATCGTCGCCCGTGACCTGCCCGACGACTTCTTCCTCCCCACCGAGCGGCTGGCGGAGCTCGAAACGCTCGGTGCCCGGCACTCCTACTGGCACGCCACGCGCCTCGACCTCCTGGCGGAGGCGGAGCTCGCGACCGGCCGACGGCTCGCGCCCTCCGTCGTGGCCGTCTTCCGTCGTACGGCCCTGGTCGCCTACCGCTCGGAGCACCTCGTGGAGTTGGTCAAGAAGCTCACCACCCCTGTCCTCAACGTCGGCGAGGCGTGGGCCGATCACGCCATGGAGCAGCTCACCGGCTCGGACGACGACCCCTGGCAGGCCCTGCTCCTCCACGCCCTCACGGCCACCGCCTCCAAGCCGAGCGCCAAGTGGGACAAGCAGGCCCAGGCCCTCATCGACAGCATCGGAGCGGACCGGGTCAGGGAGACCGCGCTGTCCTGGCTCGCCCTCGTCGGCCGCCCGCGCACCATCCCGCTGGAACGCCAGACGTACGAGCCGGACATCAACAACGCCTACGACCCCTACAACGCCAACGCCCTGCGCGGACTCGCCTGGCTGCTGTCCCTTCTCCCGCCGCACCCCGACACGGCCCGGGCGCTGGGCGCGCTCGTCGAGACCTCCCTCAAGAAGGTCGCCGGAATGGGCCCGCGCAACCCGAAGGTCGCCAACGCGGGCGTCATCGCGCTCTCGCGCGTCGACAGCGAGGCCGCCCTCGCCGAACTGGCCCGCCTGGCCACCCGGGTGACGTACAAGAACACGGCGAAACTGCTCGACGTGGCGTTGGAGGCGCGCGCCACCGCTCTCGGCCTGAGCCGGGAGGAGATCGAGGAGCTAGCCGTCCCGGCGTACGGGCTCACCGAGGTGGGGCGCGCCCTGCACCGACTCGGGGACGTCACCGCCCTCATCGAGGTCCACGGCACCAAGTCCGTGCTCGGCTGGCGCAACGCGGCAGGCAAGGAGGTCAAGAGCGTGCCCGCCGCCGTGAAGCGGGATCACGCCGACGAGCTCAAGGAGCTCAAGGCCGCCGCCAAGGACATCGACAAGATGCTCTCGGCGCAGGCGGAGCGGCTCGACCGTCAGTTCCTGGCCCGTCGCACCTGGGCGTACGACGCCTGGCGCGAGCGCTACATCGACCACCCGCTGGTCGGCACCCTCGCCAGGCGCCTCCTGTGGACGGTCGACGGCAGACCGGTCGGCTTCGCCGACGGCGAGCTGCGCACGCTCACCGACGATCCGGTGACCACGGGTTCGGAGGTCGAGCTCTGGCACCCGGTCGGGCGCGAACCGGCCGAGATCGTCGCCTGGCGCGACTGGCTGGAGCGGCACGAGATCACCCAGCCGTTCAAACAGGCCCACCGCGAGGTGTACCTGCTCACCGACGCCGAGCGCGCCACGGGCACCTACTCGAACCGTTTCGCGGCGCACGTGCTGCGGCAGCACCAGTTCAACTCGCTGGCCGCGATCAGGGGTTGGCGCAACAAGCTCCGGCTGTGCGTCGACGACTCGGCTCCGCCGGCCACCCGGGAGCTGCCCCAGTGGGGGCTGCGCGCCGAGTACTGGATCGAGGGCGACGGCGAGGAGTACGGCGAGGACACCACGGAGTCCGGCAGCTACCTGCGGCTGCGCACCGACCAGGTCCGCTTCTACCCGATCGACGCGCCGGAGAACTCGGCCCACTGCTACGGCGGCGAGTACAGCATGTGGCTGCGGGACGGGCAGGACCCGGTCGAGCCCCTGCCCCTCACCGGGATCCCGCCCCTCGCCCTCTCCGAAGTCCTGCGCGACGTCGACCTGTTCGTGGGTGTCGCGAGCGTCGGCAACGACCCGACCTGGCAGGACGGCGGCCCGGGCGGCCGCTTCCAGGAGTACTGGTCGGGGTACAGCTTCGGCGAACTGAACCAGAGCGCCGAGACCCGCCGGGCCCTCCTCGACCGCCTGATCCCCCGGCTCGCGATAGCCGACCGCTGCACCCTGGAGGGCCGCTTCCTGCACGTGAAGGGCGAGCGTCACACGTACAAGATCCACCTCGGCTCGGGCAACATCCTGATGACCCCGAACGACCAGTACCTGTGCATCGTCCCCAAGTCCGCGACGACTCCCCAGACCGGCTACCTCCCCTACGAGGGAGACCGCACCCTCGCCGTCATCCTCAGCAAGGCGATGATGCTGGCCAAGGACACGGAGATCACGGACCCGACGATCCTCAGCCAGCTGTAG